One window of Chlamydia sp. 04-14 genomic DNA carries:
- a CDS encoding bifunctional 3,4-dihydroxy-2-butanone-4-phosphate synthase/GTP cyclohydrolase II, translated as MIKSDEDARASCFVPIEKAISDISEGKFVIVVDEASREDEGDLIIAGEKMTVEKMTFLLKYTTGIICASLEPERIKDLDFPPMVEDNRCRYHTAFTVSVDAAKGITTGVSAADRTKVVELLSNPNSRPEDFVRPGHFFPLVGTPGGVLKRAGHTEAALDLMRLANMQLCGVLSELVNEDHTMMRLPQIIEFAKQHKLSVISISDLIAYRMLSERLVIPVSSARLPTEYGDFNIHVYESLLDGIQHIALVKGDVKGKENVLVRVHSECLTGDIMGSMRCDCGYQLRSAMEYIGLEGEGVVVYLRGQEGRGIGLGHKVRAYALQDRGYDTVDANLEIGFPVDSREYGIGAQILVDLGLTKIKLITHNPHKYFGLQGFGLEIVDRIALPINVSEENEYYLRTKKERMGHWIDFPYIEEVNTR; from the coding sequence GTGATAAAATCCGATGAGGATGCACGTGCATCATGTTTTGTCCCAATAGAAAAGGCAATCTCAGATATCTCTGAGGGGAAATTTGTTATTGTTGTTGATGAAGCTTCGAGAGAAGATGAGGGTGATCTTATCATTGCCGGTGAGAAGATGACCGTAGAGAAGATGACTTTCCTTCTTAAATATACGACAGGAATTATTTGCGCTTCTTTAGAACCTGAGAGAATAAAAGACCTAGATTTTCCTCCTATGGTTGAAGACAATCGTTGTCGTTATCATACAGCATTCACAGTTTCAGTAGATGCTGCTAAAGGAATAACAACCGGAGTTTCTGCAGCAGATAGAACAAAGGTTGTAGAATTATTATCCAATCCTAATAGTCGTCCCGAAGATTTTGTTCGTCCAGGTCATTTTTTCCCCCTAGTAGGCACTCCAGGAGGCGTATTAAAACGTGCTGGACATACAGAAGCTGCTTTAGACCTTATGCGTTTAGCGAATATGCAGCTTTGTGGGGTTCTTTCAGAACTTGTTAACGAAGACCATACTATGATGCGTCTTCCCCAAATTATAGAATTTGCTAAACAACACAAACTTTCGGTAATCTCCATCTCTGATTTGATAGCCTACCGGATGTTATCCGAAAGGTTAGTGATTCCTGTTTCGTCAGCTCGTCTCCCTACAGAGTATGGGGATTTCAATATTCATGTTTATGAGTCTCTTCTTGACGGTATCCAACATATTGCTTTGGTAAAAGGTGATGTAAAAGGAAAAGAGAATGTTCTTGTCCGTGTGCATTCCGAATGTCTTACCGGGGATATTATGGGATCTATGCGTTGTGACTGTGGATATCAGTTACGCTCGGCTATGGAATATATTGGATTGGAGGGGGAGGGTGTTGTTGTTTATCTACGTGGACAGGAAGGACGTGGTATTGGCTTAGGTCATAAGGTTCGTGCTTATGCCCTACAAGATCGTGGTTACGATACTGTTGATGCGAATTTAGAAATTGGCTTCCCCGTGGATTCTAGAGAATATGGAATAGGAGCTCAAATTTTAGTTGATCTAGGATTGACAAAGATCAAATTGATTACCCATAATCCCCACAAATATTTCGGGCTTCAGGGTTTTGGGTTAGAGATTGTTGATAGAATCGCTCTCCCAATCAATGTCTCCGAAGAAAACGAATATTACCTACGCACAAAAAAAGAGCGTATGGGGCATTGGATAGACTTTCCTTATATTGAGGAAGTAAACACAAGATAA
- the ribH gene encoding 6,7-dimethyl-8-ribityllumazine synthase: MTTFKGVASAKGMRVAIVGACFNGPIADALVSGAQQTFLDLGGTEDKLTVVRVPGSFEIPCTLKKLLTSGVEYDAIVACGVLIKGETTHYDHIADQVSARISELSIEFNLPITFSVITAPCIDSAWQRAGIKGCNLGISGMKTALEMADLFKKL, from the coding sequence ATGACAACATTTAAAGGGGTAGCATCGGCAAAAGGCATGCGCGTTGCTATCGTTGGTGCATGTTTTAACGGACCCATAGCCGACGCTTTGGTTTCAGGAGCACAACAGACTTTTCTGGATCTAGGGGGAACAGAAGATAAGTTGACTGTAGTACGTGTCCCCGGATCGTTTGAGATCCCTTGTACACTGAAGAAACTTCTTACTTCAGGTGTCGAGTATGACGCTATAGTAGCCTGCGGTGTTCTTATTAAGGGTGAAACCACACATTACGATCATATAGCAGATCAGGTTTCAGCAAGGATTAGCGAATTATCTATAGAGTTTAATCTCCCAATTACCTTTTCAGTGATCACAGCACCTTGTATAGATTCTGCATGGCAACGTGCAGGAATTAAAGGGTGCAATTTAGGGATTTCTGGGATGAAGACAGCTTTAGAAATGGCTGATCTTTTCAAAAAGTTATAA
- a CDS encoding alanine/glycine:cation symporter family protein, translated as MLHFLEQLNNFCISFCVFPMILLLGGLLTWKLRGLQFTGLKLGFSLMLKNKQESPSTEDGKVSRYEAVAGILAGNFGTGNIAGMAIAIACGGPGALVWIWIAALLGAIVQYSGSFLGIKYRKLHGKSGEFIGGPTACLAYGMGSKFLAGLFCIFTIITAFSAGNFAQINCIVPLCAESVSLKFLIGFILALTILPVLIGGNTRILRFSARVIPFIAGFYAISCLVILAQHSSMILPALKLIVSSAFGIKATVAGLGGYTITQVISTGMSRAIMATDCGSGMVSILQSDSQSKNPVIDGLVTLLPPVIVMVVCSITTLVLIVSGAYASGQEGTLMVLHAFKSSLGSLGGLVVILAMALFGYTTALTWFACAEKSLEYMIPGKRANSWLKILFVAVIPFGGIVDMRLIWSLSDTGFAGMVILNSIALVALFKDVLSTNREVALLRLEEDAKSNVLQNLDI; from the coding sequence ATGTTACATTTTCTAGAACAATTAAATAATTTTTGCATTTCCTTCTGTGTATTCCCCATGATTTTACTTCTTGGTGGGTTACTAACATGGAAACTTCGCGGTTTACAATTCACGGGATTGAAGCTTGGCTTTAGTCTCATGTTAAAAAATAAACAGGAGAGTCCATCTACTGAAGATGGTAAGGTATCTCGTTATGAAGCTGTAGCGGGAATTCTTGCTGGAAATTTTGGTACAGGAAATATCGCGGGTATGGCTATCGCTATTGCTTGCGGAGGTCCGGGTGCCTTAGTTTGGATTTGGATAGCTGCTCTTCTAGGAGCGATTGTTCAATATTCGGGATCATTTTTAGGGATAAAATATCGTAAGCTTCATGGGAAATCCGGAGAGTTTATCGGAGGCCCAACAGCGTGCCTGGCCTATGGTATGGGGAGTAAGTTCCTTGCCGGTCTTTTTTGTATATTCACAATTATCACAGCATTTTCAGCAGGAAATTTTGCACAAATTAATTGTATCGTGCCCCTTTGTGCTGAGAGTGTCTCCCTGAAGTTTTTGATAGGGTTTATTCTCGCCTTAACAATCCTTCCTGTGCTCATAGGAGGAAATACACGTATTCTTAGATTCTCGGCTAGAGTGATTCCTTTCATTGCCGGTTTTTACGCAATTTCTTGTCTTGTTATTCTTGCGCAACATAGTTCTATGATTCTTCCTGCATTAAAACTTATTGTTTCATCTGCATTTGGAATAAAAGCTACTGTTGCAGGTTTGGGGGGTTATACAATAACTCAAGTGATCTCAACGGGAATGAGCCGCGCCATCATGGCAACTGATTGTGGTAGCGGTATGGTATCAATTTTACAATCCGATTCTCAAAGTAAAAATCCTGTTATCGATGGTTTGGTTACTCTCTTACCGCCCGTTATTGTTATGGTAGTCTGTTCGATTACGACTCTCGTGCTTATTGTGTCTGGTGCCTATGCTTCGGGACAAGAAGGAACCCTTATGGTACTACACGCCTTTAAATCAAGTCTCGGATCCCTTGGAGGGCTTGTTGTTATTCTTGCGATGGCCTTATTTGGGTATACAACAGCTTTGACTTGGTTTGCTTGCGCAGAAAAAAGTTTAGAATATATGATACCTGGGAAACGAGCCAACTCTTGGTTGAAGATTCTGTTTGTTGCGGTTATACCTTTCGGAGGAATTGTAGACATGCGATTGATCTGGAGCCTTTCTGACACAGGGTTTGCGGGTATGGTAATTCTAAATTCTATAGCTTTGGTAGCTTTGTTTAAGGATGTATTATCTACAAATCGGGAAGTTGCCCTACTTAGACTGGAAGAAGATGCTAAATCCAATGTTTTGCAAAATCTAGATATCTAA
- a CDS encoding YbhB/YbcL family Raf kinase inhibitor-like protein: MQLLSPAFDYGKPIPKKYTCQGVNISPPLIFKDVPAEAKSIALIIEDPDVPRSLRADGLWIHWVVYNLSPTITELAEGATIFAVQGLNTSGKACYEGPCPPDRQHRYFFYCYALDTILPAEENVTRDQLLEVMENHVVDSAELMGTYEKS; encoded by the coding sequence ATGCAACTACTCTCACCAGCATTTGATTACGGAAAACCAATTCCGAAGAAGTATACATGTCAAGGCGTTAACATTTCTCCACCCCTAATATTTAAAGATGTCCCTGCAGAAGCAAAAAGCATAGCATTGATCATTGAAGATCCCGACGTGCCTAGAAGTCTACGAGCCGATGGTCTTTGGATTCACTGGGTGGTGTATAACCTCTCTCCAACCATAACCGAACTAGCAGAAGGCGCAACTATTTTTGCTGTTCAGGGATTGAATACTTCAGGAAAAGCTTGTTATGAAGGCCCATGTCCGCCAGATAGACAACATCGCTACTTTTTCTACTGTTATGCTTTAGATACTATCTTGCCAGCAGAAGAAAATGTAACCAGAGATCAGCTTCTTGAAGTGATGGAGAATCACGTTGTAGACAGTGCTGAACTAATGGGAACGTACGAGAAGAGCTAA
- a CDS encoding SET domain-containing protein, with the protein MKLESISSETLHISLDHNWEESTPYSMERASQLLNFKFLPFLTFADWKVEEKVRKLCDKAKKKRFISPLAKWLGELHKQDLIAPPMPPVAVCWINSYVGYGVFSRERIPAWTYIGEYTGILRRRQAIWMDENDYCFRYPLSLGLCRYFTIDSGGQGNFTRFINHSDKPNVEAIGVFQNGLFHVIIRTIQVIEAGEELCYHYGPLYWKHRKKREEFIPEEE; encoded by the coding sequence ATGAAATTAGAATCCATTTCATCCGAAACTCTACATATTTCTTTAGATCATAACTGGGAAGAGAGCACTCCCTATAGTATGGAGAGGGCCTCACAATTACTTAATTTCAAATTTCTTCCTTTTCTTACTTTTGCAGATTGGAAAGTAGAAGAAAAAGTCCGAAAATTATGTGATAAGGCTAAGAAAAAACGTTTCATTTCTCCGTTAGCTAAGTGGCTTGGGGAACTTCATAAACAAGATCTAATCGCTCCTCCCATGCCTCCTGTAGCAGTATGCTGGATAAATTCATACGTTGGTTACGGAGTTTTTTCCCGAGAAAGAATCCCTGCCTGGACATATATTGGTGAATATACTGGAATACTTCGTCGCCGTCAGGCTATTTGGATGGATGAAAACGATTATTGTTTTCGTTATCCCCTATCTTTAGGTCTGTGTCGCTATTTCACTATCGATAGCGGTGGTCAAGGGAATTTTACTCGCTTTATTAATCATAGCGATAAGCCTAATGTGGAGGCTATAGGAGTTTTCCAGAACGGATTGTTTCATGTGATTATTAGAACAATTCAAGTAATTGAAGCGGGCGAGGAATTATGTTATCACTACGGCCCGCTATATTGGAAACACAGGAAAAAACGAGAAGAGTTCATTCCTGAAGAAGAGTAA
- a CDS encoding MBL fold metallo-hydrolase translates to MEGFFPLASGSKGNCTYLGTDSCKILIDLGISKQLVTHELLSMNIHPEDIQAIFISHEHSDHISGIKSFIKTYNTPVICNLETARSLCQLLDVHPTFKIFSTGTTFSFHDLTIQTFNVPHDAIDPVGFIFHYRDEKLGFCTDLGWATSWIVHELYDCDYLLIEANHDPELVRQSTRPDIYKKRVLSKLGHISNRECGELLQKILTPKIKKIYLAHLSSECNTPELALSQVSSAIENITSILPVIAESQGISDPMYFRSLVNV, encoded by the coding sequence ATGGAAGGTTTTTTCCCTTTAGCCTCAGGTTCGAAGGGGAACTGTACCTATTTGGGAACGGACTCCTGTAAAATTCTGATAGATTTAGGTATTAGCAAGCAGCTTGTAACTCATGAACTGCTATCTATGAATATCCATCCCGAAGATATCCAAGCTATTTTTATTTCTCATGAGCACTCCGATCATATTTCCGGCATTAAGAGTTTTATAAAAACATACAATACACCGGTTATCTGCAATCTCGAGACTGCACGCAGTCTATGTCAATTATTAGACGTTCACCCTACTTTTAAGATTTTTTCTACAGGAACAACATTTTCATTTCATGATTTAACAATTCAAACTTTCAATGTTCCTCACGATGCTATAGATCCAGTAGGATTCATTTTTCATTATCGTGATGAAAAGTTAGGTTTTTGTACTGATTTAGGTTGGGCAACTTCATGGATCGTTCACGAGCTTTATGATTGCGACTATTTGCTTATAGAAGCAAACCATGATCCCGAACTCGTCCGGCAATCAACGCGTCCCGATATTTATAAAAAACGTGTTCTCAGCAAACTAGGGCATATATCCAATCGTGAGTGTGGAGAATTATTACAAAAAATTCTTACCCCTAAAATTAAGAAAATCTATCTTGCTCATCTTTCCAGCGAATGCAACACTCCTGAATTGGCTTTATCCCAAGTATCTTCTGCTATAGAGAATATTACATCGATTCTTCCTGTAATTGCAGAAAGCCAAGGAATTTCTGATCCCATGTACTTTAGGTCTTTAGTAAACGTATGA
- a CDS encoding FtsK/SpoIIIE family DNA translocase: MVRERQKSKSVLFPSIPFAVRASIYLFLACFSGLSLWSFHNTQPCTQNWIGLLGWSLSSFLLYCFGAASFLIPPYFLWLSFLNIRKTPSKILHRKALAFACIPICSAILLSMFSPVQVLPHILDARLPKFILGINPPVSYLGGIPFYILYAGQSFCLKHLIGSVGTGLIFSFILFFSIFYLCGGIVLIKKKILQKFLKNRFQACWRICKSILRRLTNKQNYLPKPSIKVPCAPIARNDARKLPTPVVSLPIEKGDLFDDQHITPQESSDKATLFLAPHPEKRILSTFTKPQNTAQKESKITVLPQSLPRPSKRVEKSPPMDLSTFGGGSSELPQYHLLSKSDNSKPESLREELQKKGMLLQQTLESFGIDADIGNICFGPTLAAFEVQPHTGVKVQKIKALENDIALNLQASSIRIIAPIPGKAAVGIEIPNPYPQPVNFRDLLEDYQKQNHKLQVPLLLGKKANGDNFWADLATMPHLIIAGTTGSGKSVCINTIVMSLIMTTLPSDIKLVIVDPKKVELTGYSQLPHMLTPVITESRDAHSALVWLVKEMELRYEILRFLGLRNIQAFNSRERNIEVETSFDKEIPEKMPFLVGIIDELADLLLSSSQDIETPIIRLAQMARAVGIHLILATQRPSRDVITGLIKANFPSRIAFKVANKVNSQIIIDEPGAENLMGNGDMLVVSPSSFGAVRAQGAYICDEDINKVIKDLCSRFPTKYVIPSFDTYEDFVGDDSADRDPLYNQAKTLVLQTGNASTTFLQRKLKIGYARAASLIDQLEEARIIGPSEGAKPRQILIQMPPQEG, from the coding sequence ATGGTAAGAGAGCGACAAAAATCTAAATCTGTCTTATTTCCTTCGATTCCCTTCGCAGTTAGGGCAAGCATCTATTTGTTTTTGGCTTGTTTCTCAGGATTGAGTTTATGGAGTTTTCATAATACTCAACCTTGTACCCAAAATTGGATAGGATTGCTTGGGTGGTCTTTAAGTTCCTTTCTTTTATATTGCTTCGGAGCAGCGTCTTTTCTTATCCCACCCTATTTCTTATGGTTATCCTTCCTAAATATAAGAAAAACACCTTCAAAGATCTTACATCGTAAAGCACTTGCATTTGCATGCATTCCTATCTGTTCCGCGATATTGCTATCGATGTTTTCTCCAGTACAAGTATTACCTCATATTTTAGACGCCCGTCTTCCTAAATTTATTTTAGGAATTAATCCTCCTGTTTCTTATTTAGGGGGCATTCCTTTTTATATTCTTTATGCCGGACAATCTTTCTGTTTGAAACATTTAATTGGTTCGGTGGGTACTGGTCTTATCTTTTCATTTATATTGTTCTTTTCTATTTTTTATCTCTGTGGAGGTATAGTCCTAATTAAAAAAAAAATTCTGCAAAAATTCCTCAAAAACAGATTTCAAGCCTGTTGGCGCATTTGCAAAAGTATTTTAAGAAGACTAACTAACAAGCAGAATTATCTCCCTAAACCTTCAATTAAAGTTCCTTGTGCTCCCATAGCAAGGAATGATGCAAGGAAACTTCCGACTCCAGTTGTTTCGCTACCAATAGAAAAGGGAGATCTATTTGATGATCAACATATAACTCCCCAAGAATCTTCAGACAAAGCAACTCTTTTCCTAGCTCCTCATCCTGAAAAACGTATTTTATCTACATTCACGAAACCACAAAATACAGCTCAGAAAGAATCTAAGATTACTGTATTACCTCAATCCCTACCCCGACCAAGTAAGAGAGTTGAAAAATCTCCCCCTATGGATTTATCAACATTTGGCGGAGGGAGTTCCGAGCTACCTCAATACCATCTGTTGAGTAAAAGCGACAATTCAAAACCAGAGTCTCTTCGTGAAGAACTTCAAAAAAAAGGCATGCTTTTACAACAAACTTTAGAAAGTTTTGGAATAGATGCTGATATTGGGAATATTTGTTTCGGTCCTACGCTAGCCGCATTTGAAGTACAGCCTCATACAGGTGTAAAGGTTCAAAAAATAAAGGCTTTAGAAAATGATATAGCTTTGAATTTGCAAGCTTCTAGCATTCGTATTATCGCACCCATTCCTGGGAAGGCTGCCGTTGGCATTGAAATTCCTAACCCTTATCCTCAACCGGTAAATTTCCGCGACTTATTAGAAGATTATCAAAAACAAAATCATAAGCTACAGGTTCCTCTTTTACTTGGGAAAAAGGCCAATGGCGATAACTTCTGGGCAGACTTAGCAACGATGCCTCATTTAATTATTGCGGGAACGACGGGGTCAGGAAAATCCGTTTGTATCAATACGATTGTCATGTCTCTGATTATGACAACACTACCTTCTGACATCAAACTTGTTATTGTCGATCCGAAAAAAGTAGAGCTCACTGGGTATTCTCAATTACCCCATATGTTAACTCCTGTGATCACAGAATCTCGTGATGCTCATAGTGCTCTAGTCTGGCTCGTTAAAGAAATGGAACTTCGTTATGAAATTTTAAGATTTTTGGGTCTTCGAAATATTCAGGCTTTTAATTCTCGTGAGCGCAACATTGAAGTAGAAACTTCTTTTGACAAAGAAATTCCAGAAAAAATGCCTTTTCTTGTCGGTATTATCGATGAGCTTGCTGATCTTTTACTTTCTTCTTCTCAGGATATAGAAACACCTATCATTCGTTTAGCACAAATGGCAAGAGCTGTTGGCATTCATTTAATCTTAGCCACACAAAGACCTTCTCGTGATGTAATTACAGGATTGATTAAAGCAAACTTTCCTTCCCGCATTGCGTTTAAAGTAGCTAATAAAGTGAATAGTCAAATCATTATAGATGAACCTGGAGCAGAAAATCTCATGGGAAATGGAGACATGTTAGTTGTTTCTCCTTCTTCTTTTGGAGCAGTTCGCGCTCAAGGAGCTTATATTTGTGATGAAGACATTAATAAAGTCATAAAAGATCTATGTTCTCGATTCCCGACAAAATATGTCATTCCTTCATTTGATACTTATGAAGACTTTGTAGGAGATGATTCAGCAGACAGAGATCCGCTATATAACCAAGCAAAAACTCTTGTCTTACAGACAGGGAATGCTTCTACGACTTTCTTACAAAGAAAACTTAAGATTGGTTATGCTAGAGCAGCTAGTTTGATAGATCAACTTGAAGAGGCGAGAATCATTGGTCCTTCAGAAGGGGCAAAGCCTCGTCAAATCTTAATACAAATGCCTCCGCAAGAAGGATAA
- a CDS encoding DUF687 family protein has product MSTPIRNSNPDRFLGSIPQYSFENEGASFSNRSSLLSNISSSDSESTLESNATESLLLSDIQSIQDSINTTSIAPESPEASLVSVSITSESDVSYGDSTYLFAHGVPSSTNRHQVPIFEAVYESYTTSPTPAPLVGVGYTNGSQSGYYGAQNEAMHLSQLLGGREVVGIYNDGSGGFSSFFCRRDPNQMSPVSQAILDTWDAFFASHPGGSVFIHYFFGNGAEHVQEALQHTRHARNIVLVGICPSHYPNHPRSFYFRVPGDFFSCMDAEGFSRSGVTTLPYSSASLGFFWVNFYDPAFNNAIVNAFMLTAGVDSVTTNVVSESSVIEIGESSLSNGNDQQEGFGVVGYSVQGVSITRSSSPNVFARIQTLINMPDSDVQAEEIALPPQNFLDRSAEVVTNIMRVSDAVSIVWIFPIIDTTLNGSLLAVSILFFGIDGICSVFLMLTNPRARRERYRNMRIAALCFRAFGPIVNLYDVINNIRMAARSTTTQCTVALYGLVTFFGWTMLGRDLLEYAAPGLRDVLFNRCLRWFGNTGEDQNDEQTESHNRGRVRVRRQNVDNHYRVVGIVNTAVFGIFLTFLSAMTTLGGLEVAPSCRNSSNSSELIPIIPNDQTTFYGGFTNSRAYAISQATHMVFSFLAMMIYVMSLIRMLRSNNR; this is encoded by the coding sequence ATGTCCACCCCTATACGTAATTCTAATCCGGATAGATTCTTAGGATCTATCCCCCAATATTCTTTTGAAAATGAAGGAGCATCATTCTCGAATCGATCTAGTTTACTGAGTAACATCTCTTCTAGTGATTCTGAATCTACTCTAGAATCTAATGCAACAGAATCTCTTCTACTTAGTGATATACAATCTATACAAGACTCTATTAATACGACGAGTATTGCTCCAGAGAGTCCAGAGGCATCGTTAGTCTCCGTATCCATTACTTCAGAATCAGATGTTAGCTACGGAGACTCTACATATTTATTTGCCCACGGAGTGCCATCCTCTACAAATAGACACCAAGTGCCTATTTTTGAGGCTGTTTATGAAAGTTATACAACATCACCTACCCCGGCGCCTTTGGTCGGAGTCGGATATACAAATGGAAGTCAGTCGGGATATTACGGAGCTCAAAATGAGGCTATGCATTTGAGCCAATTATTAGGAGGTAGAGAAGTTGTAGGAATCTATAATGATGGAAGTGGGGGATTCTCATCATTTTTCTGTAGAAGAGATCCAAATCAGATGTCCCCAGTTTCTCAAGCTATCTTAGATACTTGGGATGCTTTCTTTGCTTCTCATCCTGGAGGTAGTGTTTTTATTCATTATTTCTTTGGAAATGGCGCTGAGCATGTTCAAGAAGCCCTTCAACACACAAGACATGCTCGTAACATAGTTTTAGTAGGGATTTGTCCTTCGCATTATCCTAATCACCCACGATCTTTTTATTTTCGAGTTCCTGGAGATTTCTTTTCCTGTATGGATGCTGAGGGATTTTCAAGGTCTGGAGTAACAACGCTCCCATACTCCTCGGCAAGTTTAGGTTTTTTCTGGGTGAATTTTTATGATCCTGCTTTTAACAATGCTATTGTGAACGCATTTATGTTAACTGCGGGAGTGGATTCTGTTACTACTAATGTTGTTTCTGAATCTAGTGTGATAGAGATTGGTGAATCATCGCTATCGAATGGAAATGATCAACAAGAAGGTTTCGGAGTTGTGGGTTATAGTGTTCAAGGAGTCTCTATAACACGCTCTTCTAGCCCTAATGTATTTGCTAGGATACAGACATTAATCAATATGCCAGACTCTGATGTTCAGGCTGAAGAGATAGCCTTGCCTCCTCAAAACTTTCTTGATAGATCTGCAGAAGTTGTTACTAATATCATGAGAGTTTCTGACGCAGTGTCTATTGTATGGATTTTCCCTATTATTGATACGACTTTGAACGGCTCTTTATTAGCTGTAAGCATCCTCTTTTTTGGTATTGATGGCATTTGTAGTGTCTTTTTAATGTTAACAAATCCTCGTGCTAGAAGAGAAAGATACCGAAATATGCGTATAGCAGCTTTGTGTTTTCGTGCTTTTGGCCCTATTGTAAATCTATACGACGTTATAAATAATATTCGTATGGCTGCGCGTTCTACTACTACACAATGCACAGTAGCTTTATATGGTTTAGTGACTTTCTTTGGATGGACCATGCTCGGTCGGGATCTGTTAGAATACGCTGCTCCCGGACTTCGTGATGTCTTATTTAACCGATGCTTGAGGTGGTTTGGAAATACTGGGGAAGATCAAAATGATGAACAAACAGAATCTCATAATAGAGGAAGAGTGAGAGTTCGTCGTCAAAATGTTGATAACCACTATAGAGTTGTTGGGATTGTGAACACAGCTGTATTTGGAATTTTCCTGACTTTTCTATCAGCAATGACAACACTGGGAGGTTTAGAAGTCGCTCCTAGTTGTCGAAATAGTTCAAATTCTAGCGAACTTATTCCTATTATTCCAAATGACCAGACGACTTTTTACGGAGGATTTACCAATAGTCGAGCTTATGCAATTAGCCAAGCCACACATATGGTCTTTAGTTTCCTCGCCATGATGATCTATGTCATGTCATTAATTCGAATGTTAAGATCTAATAACCGATAA
- the nqrF gene encoding NADH:ubiquinone reductase (Na(+)-transporting) subunit F: MTWLSGLYFISIASLVFCVIGLILSGIILISRKFLVKIHPCKLKINDDDSLTKTVDSGHTLLSSLLDSGIPIPSPCGGKATCKQCKVKIVKNADQPLETDRATFSKQQLEQGWRLSCQTKVQHDMCLEIEERYLNASSWEGTVVSNDNVATFIKELVVSVSPEHPIPFKPGGYLQISVPAYKTNTSDWKQTMAPEYYSDWEHFNLFDRTIDNSLLESDSANKAYSLASYPAELPVIKFNIRIATPPFINNAPNPEIPWGICSSYIFSLKPGDKITVSGPYGESFMKENNRPLIFLIGGAGSSFGRSHILDLLLDKHSTREITLWYGARSLKENIYQEEYEKLQKDFSNFHYHLVLSEPLPEDIASGWDKNNPEKTNFLFRAFELGQLSKLSNPEDYLYYVCGPPLHNSSILKLLDNYGVERSSIVLDDFGS; encoded by the coding sequence ATGACTTGGCTTTCAGGCCTATATTTCATCAGCATTGCTAGTCTAGTATTTTGTGTTATAGGTTTGATACTTTCTGGGATCATTCTTATTTCCCGAAAATTTCTAGTTAAAATTCATCCTTGCAAGCTAAAAATTAATGATGATGACTCTCTCACTAAAACAGTAGATAGCGGTCATACTCTGTTATCTTCCCTTTTAGATTCGGGTATTCCTATACCTTCTCCATGCGGAGGTAAAGCTACTTGTAAACAGTGTAAGGTAAAAATTGTAAAAAATGCTGATCAACCCTTAGAAACAGATCGCGCTACTTTTTCGAAGCAGCAGCTAGAACAAGGTTGGCGTCTTTCCTGCCAAACAAAAGTTCAACATGACATGTGTTTGGAAATAGAAGAACGTTATTTAAATGCTTCTTCTTGGGAAGGTACGGTGGTTTCTAATGATAACGTAGCAACATTCATAAAAGAACTTGTTGTATCTGTTAGTCCTGAACATCCTATTCCCTTTAAACCCGGGGGATATCTACAAATTAGCGTTCCCGCATATAAAACCAATACTTCCGATTGGAAGCAAACCATGGCTCCTGAATACTACAGTGATTGGGAACACTTTAATTTATTTGATCGAACTATAGACAACAGTCTCCTAGAATCAGACTCTGCAAATAAGGCGTATTCTCTAGCCTCATATCCTGCAGAGCTTCCTGTTATTAAATTCAATATTCGTATTGCAACACCACCTTTTATTAATAATGCTCCGAATCCAGAGATTCCTTGGGGAATATGCTCATCGTATATTTTTTCATTAAAACCTGGAGACAAGATTACTGTTTCTGGTCCCTATGGAGAATCTTTCATGAAAGAAAACAACCGTCCCCTGATTTTCTTAATCGGTGGTGCGGGTTCTTCGTTCGGTAGAAGCCATATTTTAGATCTCTTATTAGATAAGCATTCTACAAGAGAAATTACCTTATGGTACGGAGCACGCTCTCTAAAAGAAAATATCTATCAAGAAGAGTACGAAAAATTACAGAAGGACTTTTCTAATTTCCACTACCATTTGGTATTGTCAGAGCCTCTTCCTGAAGATATCGCCTCAGGTTGGGATAAGAATAATCCTGAGAAAACGAATTTTCTATTCCGAGCTTTTGAGCTTGGTCAACTCAGTAAACTGAGTAATCCCGAAGACTACTTATATTATGTATGTGGCCCGCCACTACACAACAGTAGTATTTTAAAATTACTCGATAACTACGGTGTAGAGCGATCTTCTATAGTTCTCGATGATTTCGGAAGCTAG